One window of Drosophila busckii strain San Diego stock center, stock number 13000-0081.31 chromosome 3L, ASM1175060v1, whole genome shotgun sequence genomic DNA carries:
- the LOC108599193 gene encoding palmitoyltransferase ZDHHC6 — MTEAEENELRLFWHWGPMVSLILTLTVVTTTYIWWPVENHTRLSAHFGLYMLLYLLALYNFVMSVLMGPGLLPKHWQPKEPKDTRFLQYCHKCEGYKAPRAHHCRRCKRCVLKMDHHCPWINRCVGWANHAYFVYFLFFYLLGSIHSAVVLACGLYQFVSDNFMLQPKKFIILVQQNYLSVIMCVTCFCIALGTVLTMIKLLVIQMYAILTNCTDIEQWIWKKAQVRRYCSQQQLQPFVHPYHLGWYGNLGQVFNMDSQYRSRGIDWPMRANCDQYALTIEQLAQKADKRNRTRIYRCVKRATGSWLPLWSQGLMVTLCLPCTDDPRIVLEPNDLVRVTRIGSHWLFGERVLSELEERRKQPRPGALRGWFPRPCAVDITETSNCKDQSNKSNFKYE; from the coding sequence ATGACTGAAGCTGAGGAAAACGAACTGCGACTTTTTTGGCACTGGGGTCCGATGGTCTCACTGATCCTAACGCTGACTGTGGTAACGACCACATACATTTGGTGGCCAGTGGAAAATCACACTAGACTCAGCGCACATTTTGGACTCTATATGCTGCTTTATCTGCTGGCGCTCTACAACTTTGTAATGTCCGTGCTAATGGGCCCTGGTCTTCTGCCCAAGCACTGGCAGCCCAAGGAGCCAAAGGACACCAGATTTCTGCAGTATTGTCACAAGTGCGAGGGCTATAAGGCGCCCCGAGCGCATCACTGTCGTCGCTGCAAGCGCTGCGTACTAAAAATGGATCACCACTGCCCCTGGATCAATCGCTGCGTGGGCTGGGCCAACCACGCCTACTTCGTCTACTTTTTATTCTTCTATTTGCTGGGCAGCATACACTCGGCTGTAGTCCTAGCCTGTGGCTTGTATCAGTTTGTGAGCGACAATTTTATGCTGCAGCCCAAGAAATTTATAATCCTGGTGCAGCAGAATTACCTAAGCGTCATTATGTGCGTCACTTGCTTCTGCATAGCCCTGGGCACGGTGCTGACTATGATAAAGCTGCTCGTCATACAAATGTACGCCATATTGACAAACTGCACAGACATTGAGCAATGGATATGGAAGAAGGCGCAGGTGCGTCGCtactgcagccagcagcagcttcagcccTTTGTCCATCCCTACCACCTTGGCTGGTACGGCAATCTGGGTCAGGTGTTCAACATGGACTCGCAGTACCGCAGTCGCGGCATCGATTGGCCCATGAGAGCGAATTGCGACCAGTACGCACTCACAATCGAACAGCTGGCCCAGAAGGCGGACAAACGCAATCGCACGCGCATCTACAGATGCGTCAAGCGTGCCACAGGCAGTTGGCTGCCGCTTTGGTCACAGGGCCTAATGGTCACCCTGTGCCTGCCTTGCACGGACGATCCCCGCATAGTCCTGGAGCCAAACGATCTCGTGAGGGTGACACGCATAGGCAGCCATTGGTTATTTGGCGAGCGTGTGCTCTCCGAGCTGGAGGAGCGCCGCAAGCAGCCGCGGCCTGGCGCCTTGCGCGGTTGGTTTCCCAGACCTTGTGCTGTCGATATCACCGAAACTTCCAACTGCAAAGATCAGTCGAATAAGAGTAATTTCAAATATGAGTAG